Proteins from a genomic interval of Fusarium oxysporum Fo47 chromosome I, complete sequence:
- a CDS encoding armadillo-type protein, with product MSLDPPTYLASLQSNIRQRPIPWDGAVRAGTLTEEQYAKIRAVDKAKKPEQRKEIVSGDIDGYRVLFVGDDGKTSVLETAGKHANVIQYILVLLGDLLEAVPSLAKALFKTKEPYRHFLPLLNSTNAEDPIPLLTAHALTTLMALARDESRSTLQALPVILTYLSGLAKSNDAGLQDIAVQEYSSLLFGHVAREQFWNQRSETIAPLIKILQTAAGIGNGGSSSASLWSGNTGTGSTGFGGSLGGGVGLQLLYHALLVIWQISFEAEEIGDELNDEYDIVLLYTHLLRLSPKEKTTRLILSTLYNLLDKNQKSLLPTAVLARLPALLENISGRHLTDPDLLEDLSKLKEMLEEYTKTKTTFDEYVAEVQSGHLRWSPPHRNTVFWAENARKILEFENGEIPRKLAEIMRQPWDNDKQVLAIACNDVGCLVKEVPEKRYQLEKVGLKRRIMELMQSDDENVRWESLRALGGWLKYSFEQQ from the exons ATGTCCCTCGACCCGCCAACGTACCTGGCCTCTCTCCAGAGCAACATCCGTCAGCGACCCATTCCCTGGGACGGTGCTGTCAGGGCCGGCACCCTCACCGAGGAGCAATATGCAAAGATTCGAGCTGTAGATAAGGCGAAGAAGCCTGAGCAAAGAAAGGAGATTGTGTCAGGGGATATTGATGGATATCGCGTCTTGtttgttggcgatgatggaaagACGAGTGTTCTCGAGACGGCGGGAAAGCATGCGAATGTGATCCAGTACATCCTGGTCTTGCTTGGCGACCTTCTCGAGG CTGTTCCATCTCTAGCCAAGGCCCTCTTCAAGACAAAGGAGCCTTATCGACATTTTTTGCCTCTGCTTAACTCAACTAATGCCGAGGATCCTATTCCATTGCTTACTGCACATGCTCTTACGACACTCATGGCTCTTGCTCGAGACGAGTCCCGATCTACCCTCCAGGCTCTGCCTGTGATTCTCACCTATCTCTCCGGCTTGGCCAAGAGTAACGATGCCGGCCTACAAGATATCGCTGTACAGGAGTATTCGTCTCTGCTCTTTGGGCATGTCGCAAGAGAGCAGTTCTGGAACCAGCGAAGCGAGACGATTGCCCCCCTGATCAAGATTCTTCAAACTGCAGCTGGTATCGGAAATGGAGGCAGCTCATCTGCTAGTCTCTGGAGCGGCAACACCGGTACCGGATCTACCGGCTTTGGGGGTTCTCTGGGTGGAGGGGTTGGTCTCCAGCTTCTCTACCATGCTCTCCTTGTTATCTGGCAGATAAgttttgaggctgaggagattgGTGATGAACTCAACGA CGAGTACGATATTGTCCTTCTTTACACTCACCTTCTACGATTATCACCCAAGGAAAAGACAACTCGATTGATCCTTTCTACACTCTACAACCTTCTTGACAAAAACCAGAAATCACTTCTACCCACCGCAGTTCTTGCTCGCCTTCCCGCTCTTCTCGAGAACATCAGTGGTCGCCATCTGACTGATCCCGACTTGTTGGAGGATCTTTCAAAGCTCAAGGAAATGCTGGAAGAGTATACCAAGACTAAGACCACATTCGACGAGTATGTTGCTGAGGTGCAGTCTGGTCACCTTCGATGGTCGCCCCCTCACCGAAACACAGTCTTCTGGGCTGAGAATGCCCGCAAGATCCTCGAGTTTGAGAACGGAGAGATTCCTCGGAAGCTGGCCGAGATCATGCGACAACCCTGGGATAACGACAAGCAAGTGCTTGCCATTGCCTGCAACGACGTTGGATGTCTGGTGAAGGAGGTTCCcgagaagagatatcaacTAGAGAAGGTTGGTCTCAAGAGAAGGATCATGGAACTCATGCAGTCAGATGACGAAAACGTGCGATGGGAGAGTCTCCGAGCTCTCGGAGGCTGGTTGAAGTACAGTTTTGAGCAACAGTGA
- a CDS encoding ribosomal protein L6, alpha-beta domain-containing protein: MKYIHSQELLEIPEGVKVSIKSRIVTVEGPRGKLVKDLSHLAVNFTVPKKNQISIEIHHGVRKNVATLRTVRTLINNLIIGVTKGFKYKMRYVYAHFPINVNVSKNAETDLYEVEIRNFIGEKLVRRIVMQPGVDVEASTTQKDELVLSGNSLENVSQSAADIQQICRVRNKDIRKFLDGLYVSEKGNIVQDE; encoded by the exons TCAAGGTCAGCATTAAGTCGCGAATTGTCACCGTTGAGGGTCCCCGCGGCAAGCTGGTCAAGGATCTCAGCCACCTGGCTGTCAACTTCACCGTCCCCAAGAAGAACCAGATCTCCATCGAGATTCACCACGGTGTCCGCAAGAATGTCGCTACCCTCCGAACTGTACGAaccctcatcaacaacctgATCATTGGTGTCACCAAGGGCTTCAAGTACAAGATGCGATACGTCTACGCCCATTTCCccatcaacgtcaacgtCTCCAAGAACGCCGAGACCGACCTGTACGAGGTTGAGATCCGAAACTTCATCGGCGAGAAGCTCGTTCGCCGAATTGTCATGCAGCCTGGTGTCGATGTTGAGGCTTCCACCACCCAGAAGGATGAGCTCGTCCTCTCTGGTAACTCTCTGGAGAACGTGTCGCAAAGTGCCGCCGATATCCAGCAGATCTGCCGGGTGCGAAACAAGGATATCCGAAAG TTCCTTGACGGTCTGTACGTCTCCGAGAAGGGCAACATTGTCCAGGACGAATAA